One window of Parambassis ranga chromosome 3, fParRan2.1, whole genome shotgun sequence genomic DNA carries:
- the LOC114433809 gene encoding coiled-coil domain-containing protein 106-like, with translation MDTRLSKRAHGVMKAEEAKEVEEEMNKEQTEDETEVPIRRYKKKKPVKYSPKKPMSPTGALELAKLKQQNKMDRQKIEHLEDRIKYLEEANRDLKNDKDFLLSQIKGATNTPASTGKGSGKTALEPASSSTSTSPCPSSDSSFSSSSEEEEKKKKKKKKTNKSKKHPDSHSRSRMTTTDGVIRRYKNVLSIFNKHGSMKKAFAKINVDRNTIARTAVIAELAITFPDTFKDLLPRDEANEKMSAFAERCRGAITQEMAEIITAKKKSGKLLPIVYKYT, from the exons ATGGATACTCGTCTCAGCAAAAGGGCACATGGGGTGATGAAGGCTGAGGAAGCTAAGGAagtagaggaggagatgaacaaGGAACAGACAGAAGATGAGACAGAGGTCCCTATTCGAAGATATAAGAAAAAGAAGCCAGTCAAATATTCCCCGAAAAAACCGA TGTCTCCAACAGGGGCATTGGAGTTGGCCAAactgaaacaacaaaataagATGGATCGGCAGAAGATTGAACACCTTGAGGACCGCATTAAGTACCTGGAGGAGGCCAACAGGGATCTAAAAAATGACAAGGACTTCTTACTTTCCCAAATTAAGGGAGCCACCAACACACCTGCATCTACTGGGAAAG GCTCTGGAAAGACTGCTCTGGAACCTGCTTCATCTTCAACTTCGACATCCCCCTGTCCTTCCTCAGACTCCAGCTTCTCATCATCctcagaagaagaggaaaagaagaaaaagaaaaagaagaagaccaATAAGTCCAAAAAACACCCTGATTCTCATAGCCGTTCAAGGA TGACCACAACGGATGGAGTTATCCGCCGCTACAAGAATGTCCTGTCCATATTCAATAAGCATGGATCCATGAAAAAGGCCTTCGCCAAAATTAACGTCGACCGCAACACAATTGCGAGAACAGCTGTGATTGCTGAACTAGCAATCACATTTCCAGACACCTTCAAGGACCTGCTTCCACGAGATGAAGCTAATGAGAAGATGTCTGCATTTGCAGAGCGTTGCAGGGGAGCTATAACACAGGAGATGGCTGAAATTatcacagcaaagaaaaaaagtggaaaactcCTCCCAATAGTGTATAAATACACTTAA
- the LOC114433808 gene encoding uncharacterized protein LOC114433808 isoform X1 — MALMEGLLKNIRLSDTKKNRRRIVRWMQKHGILRRTMKCAKCNRCMHLVTCHVKDGLWWVCKHHKSSPRSVRNGSIFNKSHITLIKWLEFMHRFAQGLRLKQLDMITEGIAASSRTLTRMAKVLRKVCIAALKRLRKRGMRIGGRHRVVVIDESKFAHKQKYHRGRCGNTWHRERQWVFGMLEVDGNSRRTILRLVRDRTRQTLIGKIRRHIRPRTSILTDEWRAYKGQLAKYGYGQYSVCHKKNFVNQETGAHTQHIERAWQNYKLEVWRQRGNRTPESLKLHLKMIEWHHWLGVRHYNGVLGRLFHDVKKQIK; from the exons ATGGCACTAATGGAAGGACTTCTAAAAAATATTAGGCTTTCAGATAcaaagaagaacagaagaagaatagTTAGATGGATGCAGAAACATGGTATCCTGAGGAGAACGATGAAGTGCGCTAAATGCAATCGTTGCATGCACCTGGTGACATGTCACGTCAAGGATGGGCTGTGGTG GGTCTGTAAGCATCATAAAAGTTCCCCACGGTCTGTACGCAATGGCTCAATATTCAACAAGTCTCACATTACTTTGATAAAATGGCTGGAGTTCATGCACAG gTTTGCACAAGGTTTGCGGTTGAAGCAACTTGACATGATCACTGAGGGGATAGCTGCAAGCTCCAGGACATTAACAAGAATGGCAAAAGTACTCAGAAAG GTTTGCATCGCTGCCCTCAAGCGACTGAGGAAAAGAGGAATGAGGATTGGTGGTCGTCATCGTGTTGTTGTTATCGACGAGAGCAAATTTGCCCACAAGCAAAAG TACCATCGTGGTCGATGCGGCAACACTTGGCACCGTGAGCGGCAGTGGGTCTTTGGGATGCTGGAGGTTGATGGGAATTCTAGAAGAACCATTCTGAGACTTGTCCGGGATCGCACAAGGCAAACCCTTATAGGCAAAATTAGACGCCATATCAGACCCAGAACGTCCATCCTCACTGATGAGTGGCGTGCCTACAAGGGGCAACTTGCAAAGTATGGATATGGTCAGTATTCTGTCTGccataaaaaaaactttgttaaCCAGGAGACTGGTGCTCATACTCAACATATTGAGCGTGCATGGCAAAACTACAAGCTGGAAGTATGGCGCCAGAGAGGTAATCGTACTCCTGAgtcactgaagcttcatctcaAGATGATAGAGTGGCACCACTGGTTAGGTGTACGCCATTACAATGGTGTCTTGGGCAGACTTTTCcatgatgtaaaaaaacaaatcaagtgA
- the LOC114433808 gene encoding uncharacterized protein LOC114433808 isoform X2: MALMEGLLKNIRLSDTKKNRRRIVRWMQKHGILRRTMKCAKCNRCMHLVTCHVKDGLWWFAQGLRLKQLDMITEGIAASSRTLTRMAKVLRKVCIAALKRLRKRGMRIGGRHRVVVIDESKFAHKQKYHRGRCGNTWHRERQWVFGMLEVDGNSRRTILRLVRDRTRQTLIGKIRRHIRPRTSILTDEWRAYKGQLAKYGYGQYSVCHKKNFVNQETGAHTQHIERAWQNYKLEVWRQRGNRTPESLKLHLKMIEWHHWLGVRHYNGVLGRLFHDVKKQIK; the protein is encoded by the exons ATGGCACTAATGGAAGGACTTCTAAAAAATATTAGGCTTTCAGATAcaaagaagaacagaagaagaatagTTAGATGGATGCAGAAACATGGTATCCTGAGGAGAACGATGAAGTGCGCTAAATGCAATCGTTGCATGCACCTGGTGACATGTCACGTCAAGGATGGGCTGTGGTG gTTTGCACAAGGTTTGCGGTTGAAGCAACTTGACATGATCACTGAGGGGATAGCTGCAAGCTCCAGGACATTAACAAGAATGGCAAAAGTACTCAGAAAG GTTTGCATCGCTGCCCTCAAGCGACTGAGGAAAAGAGGAATGAGGATTGGTGGTCGTCATCGTGTTGTTGTTATCGACGAGAGCAAATTTGCCCACAAGCAAAAG TACCATCGTGGTCGATGCGGCAACACTTGGCACCGTGAGCGGCAGTGGGTCTTTGGGATGCTGGAGGTTGATGGGAATTCTAGAAGAACCATTCTGAGACTTGTCCGGGATCGCACAAGGCAAACCCTTATAGGCAAAATTAGACGCCATATCAGACCCAGAACGTCCATCCTCACTGATGAGTGGCGTGCCTACAAGGGGCAACTTGCAAAGTATGGATATGGTCAGTATTCTGTCTGccataaaaaaaactttgttaaCCAGGAGACTGGTGCTCATACTCAACATATTGAGCGTGCATGGCAAAACTACAAGCTGGAAGTATGGCGCCAGAGAGGTAATCGTACTCCTGAgtcactgaagcttcatctcaAGATGATAGAGTGGCACCACTGGTTAGGTGTACGCCATTACAATGGTGTCTTGGGCAGACTTTTCcatgatgtaaaaaaacaaatcaagtgA
- the cdkn1ca gene encoding cyclin dependent kinase inhibitor 1Ca, with amino-acid sequence MDAIKRRVPVCRRLFGPVDHDQLRRDLKEKLREITEEDSRRWNFNFQSETPLPGRFQWEEIPADCTAQFYQVSAHQKDADSAPNIQDECRLSDREEGAGTDQENCSSISNTLKCPAELTPVRRKRTLSKVGTKSRDNNARITDFFVKRRRTTETKSIQGPFHSSEAAQCKTIR; translated from the exons ATGGACGCCATCAAGCGCAGAGTGCCGGTGTGCAGGCGTTTATTTGGCCCGGTCGACCACGACCAGCTGCGCCGGGACCTGAAGGAGAAGCTGAGGGagatcacagaggaggacagccgGCGCTGGAACTTTAACTTTCAGTCCGAAACGCCGCTGCCCGGCAGGTTTCAGTGGGAGGAAATACCCGCAGACTGCACTGCGCAGTTCTACCAGGTGTCCGCACATCAGAAGGATGCTGACAGCGCTCCAAACATTCAGGATGAATGCAGGCTGAGTGACCGCGAGGAAGGCGCAGGGACCGACCAGGAGAACTGCTCCAGCATCTCGAACACACTCAAGTGTCCCGCCGAACTTACGCCTGTCCGGAGGAAGAGGACGCTCTCCAAAGTGGGAACCAAGTCCAGAGACAACAACGCGCGCATTACAG ACTTTTtcgtgaagaggaggaggacaacagaaacaaagagcatCCAGGGTCCTTTTCACAGCAGTGAAGCGGCGCAGTGCAAGACCATAAGATGA